Within Arcobacter lacus, the genomic segment TCTATATTAAAAGATGTTTATGATAAAAAAATGTCTGTAACAAGTCTTGAACAAAAAAGTGAAATAGAAAGAATTTTATATTTACAAATACTTGATGGTGCATGGAGAGAACATTTATATGCAATGGATACACTAAAAACAGGTATAGGATTAAGAGGATATAACCAAAAAGATCCTCTAGTTGAGTATAAAAAAGAGTCTTATAATATGTTTATTGAGCTAATTGGAAATATAAAAAATGAAATCATAAAGATTTTGTTTACAATTCAATTACAAAGTCAAGAAGATAAGAAAAAAGAACAAGAAGCATTAGCTAAAATGAAAGAGCAAATGGAAAAAAGTACAGAACATACAACTACAAATCTTGCTCAAGAAGCTGTAAAAAATAGTGATAAAAAAATAGCTAGAAATGAATCTTGTCCTTGTGGAAGTGGTTTAAAATATAAACAATGTTGTGGGAAAAGTGGACCAAAAATTGGTTTAGCTGCAGGAAAATAGTTTGAACAAAAAATTAGTAAATTTTATTGTAAAGAAATACCTAAGATTTGATAAAAAAAATCCTTTTATTTCAATTAGTGCTATATTAGCATTTGTTGGTGTTTCTATTGGTGTTATGGTTTTAATTTTAGCTATGTCTATTATGAATGGAACAGCAAAAGAGTTTGAAAGAAAACTCTTCACTATGAATTATCCTTTAACAATTTACCCAAAATTTGCAGATTCTGTAAATCAAGATTTATTAGAAAAACTTCAAAAAGAGTATCCAAATTTAAAATTTTCACCATTTATTTCTACTCAAGCAATTGTTCAAAATGGCGATAATATGAGTGGTGGTATAATTTTTGGAGTAGATAGCCAAAAAGAAGCAAATATAAATCCTATTTATAAACAAGCTGTTGGTGATTTACTTCTTGGAAAATATGATGTAATAACAGGTTCGGGAATAAAAGATAAGTTGTATCTAAATAGTGGTTCTAAAGTAACTTTATATTTTACAGAACTAAATCCGGCTGGTTTTTCATTGATGCCAAAAATGAAAAGATTTGATTATGTTACTTCATTTACTTCTGGTTTAAGTGCTTATGATAAAGCTTATATGTATACTTCTTTAGAAGCTTTACAAACTTTGCTTCAAAAAGATTCAAATATTTATGATGGTATTCATATTCATTCAGATAATGCACTTGAAGATATAGAAAAACTAAAAATTAGTTTAAAAGGAACAAATGCTTCAATTATTGGATGGTGGCAACAAAATGGTAATTTCTTTGCAGCGATGAAAATGGAAAAAACAGCTTTATTTATTGTTTTAATGCTAATTATCTTAGTTGCATCTTTAAATATAATTTCTTCTTTACTTATGACTGTAATGAGTAGAAGAAAAGAAATTGCGCTACTTTTATCAATGGGAGCTTCTGCAAAAGAGATAAAGTCTATATTTCTAAGAGTTGGAACTGTTATTGGTTTTGGTGGAATTATTACAGGAATTGTATTGGGATTTATTGGTTATTGGTTTTTAGATACTTTTGATATTGTATCGTTACCAGCTGATGTTTATGGAAGTGCAAAATTACCACTTGATTTAGCAATGAGCGATTTTATTTCTATTGTTATAGGTGCAGTAATAATTGTACTTTTATCATCTTATTATCCAGCATCAAGAGCTACTAAAATTGACGTTATTGATGTTTTAAGAAATGAATAAGTCTATTATTTAGACTTATTTCATTATTATACTTTTACTATCTTCTTTTTCTAAATTATTTATATTATCAAAAAATCTCACTGGAGAGTTAATAACTCTTTTTAAGATATTTGTTGGAATATTAAATGTATCTGTTGTAAGATTTGTTCCAATTGTTGGATTTTCTAAATCTCCATTTATATTTATTCTTGTTTCAACTCTATTTTCATCACCTAAAATTACATAGTTTAATACAGGAATTGCACCAACAACATTTGCATAATCTTTAAAAAATATCAGATTTATATTCAAATCTAAATTTGAATTTGCTAAATCAATATTTCCCTCTCCTTCAAAGTCAATACCATTTCCAACAGTATTAAGTTTTACAATATTTATTAATCCTTTATCTTTACTATAATTAAACTCTAAATCACCTTCAGAAATTTTATAAGTTAATAAATTAAATCCAGGGTTTGTCGCCAATCCAACAACAGATGGAATCGCCAAAAATGGATTTATAATTGCAGGAGAAGTTTGTATAAATAGTAAAATATTATTTAGAATAGATAAATTTGCAACACTACTATTTTTTAAAATTACTTTTCCATGTAAATCATTTATGTCACCTGTTGCAAAAAAATGAACTTTTCCACCTAAAAACATATTTTTGTCTAAAATTTTATTTAAAAAATCTGCACTAATATCAACTGCATAAAGTTCTAATTTTCCATTTGTGTCCTTAAAAACAACTTGTGTATCACCATATTTTATATAAGCAAATTTATCATCTGGTCTAATTCTCAATTCATAATTATCTGATATTATTTCAAATTTATTATCAATTAATATATTAGAATTTTTACCAATAATATCTATTTTATTATAAGTTGAAATAGTATCTTCATCTTTTGTAGAATAATCAATATCATACTCTTCTAAATACAAAGACAAACTATCTTTTTCTAAAAATAGTATTAAGTCTTGATTTTTTGTATATATTTTTACATCATCTTTTTTATAATTTCCAAATAATTGTATTTCTTCAATATTTTTTCCATCTTTTTTTAAAGGAATATCTAAATCTTTTATAGTTGCATCAAAATTTACATTTTCATCTTTTACAGTAACCATTGCATCTTTAATATTATAATTTTTATTGTCTATATTTAATTCACTATTTTTTAAATGTAAATTTATATTTTCTTTAAAATTATTTGCATTCATTTTTGTGTCAACAAATACTTTTAAATCTTTTAAATAAAGATTTGTTTCATCATTTATTATTAATTTTATATCTTCATTTAAAGCAGAAATTTCAACATTTTTATCTTTTATACTTCCTTTTAAATCTAGATTATTTACCTGTTTTTCATTTTTTTGTATAGGTAAATTTATATTTTTTAAAAAAGCATTAAAATATATATCGTTTTCATTTTTAATTTCTAAAGAGATATTTCCATCTTTTACTGTGTATTTTTGTAAAAGTTTAGAATAAGGATAAATCTTTGATATGCTTGCAATATCAATAAATATTGATTTATCAACTTTTATTTTTGTTTCTAAATCTTTTAAATTTATTGTTGTTAATGAACTAAAATCCATATCAATTAAACTATTTTTATCTTTTATTTCTACAACTGCTTCATCCTCATTTTTTACAACTAAAGAGTTTATATGAACTGTTCCTGTCGATTTTAAAGTATTTGTATCTATACCTAGATTTCCATTTGCATCTATCATATTTTGATATAAAAAATTTGCATCTTTTATATAAACCATATTTTCATCAAGAATTACTTCTGCCTTTTTACTAAAAAATGAAAAATTATCAATAGAAATTAAAGAATTATCTACTAAAAATTTGCCTTTTGTGCTCATTGGTTTATCAAGAGCATAAGGAAAGTTTAGCACCAAATTTGCATTTGTTGTTCCACTTTTTTGTTTTATTGGAAGATTTATTTCATAAGCTTTTAAAATACCTAAAATATTGTCATCAAGTTTACTATTAGTTTTTATATTTACTTCAACATTTCCACTTATCTCATCAGTTAAGTTATGAATATTTACAAAACTTCCTTCTATGTTTTTATCTTTAAATTTTGGTTCAATTAGATTAAAATGTAAATTATCATCTTTATAAGTTACATCAATACTTTTTGTAAAAATCTCATCAACATCTTTATGAAATCTTATTTTTCCATCTTTTATATGAGCTTTTCCTTCGATTGAATTTTGTACAAGTTCATTTTTCTTTAAATCATATTCACCATAAAGCCAGTCAAGTTTAAAATCACCTGTTACATTATCGTACATCCACTCATTTGCTGCTTGTGGTAAATCTAAATGTTCTTTTAAAAATTTCAAATTTTCAAAATATTTACTCTCTAAATAAAATTTTATTTTTTCAGACGTTATATCAATATTTAGAGCTGTTTGAAAATTTTCAAAATATAGATTTCCAAAAAAATTTAATTCTTTAGAAAAATAATCTATTTTGGCTTTCCCATCAAATAAAACTTTATAATCTTTTAAATATAATGAATTTAACTCAAAAAAAACTGTATTTGAAGAATCATCTATTTTCGAAGAAAGATTTATAAAATTATTATCAAGATATAATTCTTTCCCATTAAACCAGATATAAAATTCATTATCATTTATTTTTAAATTTTCTATTTTTATGCTTTGAAAAAACTTTAAAATTTTTGGAAGTAACTGAATATCATTTTTTAAATTTTCTAAAGAGTTACTTTCTTTATTACTTTTTGACTCATATTCTATTTTTTCAATGTTCAAAATAAGTTTTTTATCCATTTTTATATAGAATTGCGAAATTAAAAAATTAGAGAAAGAAAAAGAGTCGATTTTTATGCCAATATACAGAGATGAAAACATTAAAAATATAAAAAGAAATGATACAAATATTGCAATTTTAATGTTTTTTAACATTATAGATTTTATCCTCATTGGTTTAATAGTTGTTTTATTTTATCTAACAATGCCAGTAAATTCCACAAAAGTTTTGTTTATCCCTAAAGGCAGTACGGCCAATATTATATCACACTTAAATAAAAGTGGATATGAAATGAATGCATTAGATGAAATAATTATAAAAATGACAGGTTACATTCAAAGTGGTTGGATAGATATTGATCAAACAAGACTTACAAAAATGGATTTTATTTATAAACTAATTAGCTCAAAAGCTGCTCTAAAAAACATTACATTAATACCAGGTGAAACTTCTTATTTTTTCCTAAAAAAAATAGCTCAAGAATTTAATCTTTCAGAAGAGATTTTAACAAAAATATATAATGAACATGCCTATAAAGCAGATGGAAATATTTTAGCAGATACATATTCTATTCCTATTGGAATGAAAGAAGATTATATTATTTTTTATCTATTTTCTCAAACAAATAGAAAATATGAAGAGTTTTCAAAAAAGATATTTGGTGTTTATGATAAAAAAAAGTGGTACAACTATATAACTTTAGCCTCTGTTGTTCAAAAAGAAGCGGCAACTACAAATGAAATGCCAATAGTTGCAAGTGTAATTCATAATAGATTAAAAAAAGGTATGCGTCTTCAAATGGATGGGACTTTAAATTATGGTAAATACTCAAATAGTGTGGTAACAGCAGATAGAATAAGAGAAGATACAAGTTCTTATAACACTTATTTAAATGCTGGTTTACCTAAAGATCCTGTTTGTGCAGTAAGTCTTGATGCTATAAAAGCTGGAATATTTCCTGTAAAAAGTAGCTATTTATACTTTGTGAGAGATAATCGAACAGGTTTACACAAATTTGCATCTACTTTTGATGAACATCAAGTAAATATTCAAGCAAATGTTGGTGTACCAAAAACTTATACAAAAGTTAAAGCTGTTGAAACAAAAATTGATGAAGAAGCTGAGACTATTATGAAGACAGATATTTCTAATCAAAAACCAACATCAATCAAAGATTTATTTAATAATATAAATTAATATTTTGTGAAAATTTGAAACAATCAAATTTTCATAAACTAATATATATTCTCAAATTAAATAACCTTAAATACAAATCTAGATAATATTTTTTCAAATTCAAAATTTAGGAAAAAATATGTCAAAAATCATTTACACAAAAGTTGACGAAGCACCAGCGTTAGCAACATACTCTTTTTTACCAATCATTCAATCTTTCACAAAAAGTTCAGGAATCGAAATGGTTCAAAAAGATATTTCACTTGCAGGAAGAATCATTGCTGCTTTCCCAGAAAATTTAACACCTGAGCAAAAAATTGGTGATGCATTAGCAGAACTTGGTGAAATGACTCAAGATCCAAAAGCAAATATTATTAAATTACCAAATATTTCAGCTTCAATTCCTCAATTAAAAGCTGCGATTGCTGAATTACAATCAAAAGGTTACAAAATTCCTGATTATGATTCAAGTGAAGAAGCAAATGCAAGATATGCAAAAATCTTAGGATCTGCTGTTAATCCTGTATTAAGAGAAGGAAATAGTGATAGAAGAGCTCCAGGTGCAGTTAAAAACTATGCTAAAAATAATCCTCATAGAATGGGTGTTTGGACAAAAGATTCAAAAACTGATGTAGCTCATATGGATGCAAATGATTTTTATGGAACTGAAGTTTCTACTACTTTAGATTCAGCTGATAACTTCAAAATCTCTTTTGTAAATAAAAATGGAGAAGAAACTGTTTTAAAAGCTTCTTTACCATTATTAGCTGGTGAAGTTGTTGATGCTACTAAAATGTCTTCAAAAGCTTTACAAGAGTTCTATCAAAGAGGAATTGATGAAGCTAAAAAAAGAGATGTATTATTATCTTTACACTTAAAAGCTACAATGATGAAAGTATCTGATCCAATTATGTTTGGATTTGCTGTTAAAGTTTACTTCAAAGATTTAATTGCTAAACATGGTAAATTATTTGATGAAATGGGTGTTAACTTTAACAATGGTTTAGGTGACTTATACTCTAAATTAGATTCAATTGATGCTTCTAAAAAAGCTGAAATTTTGGCTGATATTGATGCAATTTATGCAAAACAACCAAGACTTGCTATGGTAAATTCAGCTAAAGGAATTACTAACTTACACGTACCATCAGATGTTATTATTGATGCTTCTATGCCTGCTATGATTAAAGGTGGTGGGAAAATGTGGAATAAAGAAGATAAAGAAGAAGATACTTTAGCGATGATTCCAGATAGATGTTATGCTACAACATACCAAGTTGTAATTGAAGATTGCAAAAAACACGGAGCACTTGATCCAAAAACTATGGGTTCTGTACCAAATGTTGGATTAATGGCACAAAAAGCTGAAGAGTATGGTTCACATGATAAAACTTTCCAAGCAAAAGCTGATGGAAAAATCGTTGTTACAAATAAAGCAGGAGAAACTGTATTTAGTTTTGATGTTGATAATGGTGATATTTTCAGAATGTGCCAAACTAAAGATGAACCAATTAAAGATTGGGTAAAACTTGCAGTTAATAGAGCAAAATTATCTGGAACTCCAGCAGTATTCTGGTTAGATAAAAACAGAGGTCATGATGCACAAATGATTGCAAAAGTTGAAAAATACTTAAAAGATTATGATTTAACAGGATTAGAAATCTCAATTATGGCTCCAGATGATGCTATTCAATACTCACTTGATAGAATGAGAAAAGGTTTAGATACTATTTCAGTTACTGGAAATGTATTTAGAGATTATAACACTGACTTATTCCCAATTTTAGAACTTGGAACATCTGCAAAAATGTTATCAATCGTTCCATTAATGCAAGGTGGAGGATTATTTGAAACTGGTGCGGGAGGATCTGCTCCTAAACACGTTCAACAATTCCAAGAAGAAGGTTACTTAAGATGGGATTCTTTAGGTGAATTTATGGCACTTGCAGCATCTTTAGAACACTTAGCAAATACTCAAGGAAATAAAAAAGCTCAAGTTTTAGCTGATACTTTAGATAAAGCAACAGGAACTTTCTTAATCAATGACAAATCTCCAGCTAGAAAAATTGGAAGTATTGATAATAGAGGTTCTCACTTCTTTTTAGCAATGTATTGGGCACAAGAATTAGCAGCTCAAAATGTAGATGCTGATTTAAAAGCTGAATTTACTCCAATTGCAAAAGCAATGACTGAAAATGAAGCTCAAATTGTAAAAGAATTAACTGAGTGCCAAGGAAAAGCTGTTGACATGGGTGGATACTATTTACCAGATGATGCAAAAACATCAGCTGCTATGAGACCATCTGCAACTTTAAATTCAATTATTGGATAATTTTCTTTTGATTTATTCGAAGGCAAAGCTCTGGCTTTGCCTTTTTTTATGCCCAATAAAGATATAATCTATTTTAAACAAATTTTAAAGGCTCTATTTTGAATAACAAAACAATAGGAATTATTGGAGTTGGAAATGTAGGTGCAACATTAGCCTTTACATTAGCTACAAATAATATCTGTTCAAATATATTATTAAAAGATATAAGAAATAATATCTCTCAAGCAATGGCACTTGATATTTCACAAGCGGTACAAGGAACAAGTAGTAATACTAAAGTTACCGCTTGTTTAAATAATGAAGATTTTAAAGAATGTGATATTATTGTAATAACTGCTGGAATAGCAAGAAAACCAAATATGAGTAGAGATGATTTACTTCTTACAAATGCAAAAATTGTAATTTCTGTTATGAATGAAATATCAAAAAATAATCCAAATGCAATTATTATAATAATTTCTAATCCTCTTGATGCTATGGTTTATACTGCTTTAAAATCATCAAATTATCCAGCAAATAAAGTTTTAGGTATGGCTGGAACTCTAGATAGTGCAAGAATGAGTTATTTTATAGCTGAAAAATTAGGATTTCCAAATGTTAATATAAAAACTTCTGTTATTGGTGGACATGGAGATAGTATGGTTCCATTAGTTGATTTTTCAACTATTGATGGAAAAAAATTAAATGAAATATTATCTTCAGAAGATATAGTTGATATCATAGATAAGACAAAAAATGGTGGTGGACAAATAGTGAAACTACTAGAAACTGGTTCTGCATACTATGCTCCTGCTTATTCAACAATAGGAATGATAGAAGCTATATTAAATGATACAAAGGAGTGTTTTGCTTGTGCTACTTTGCTCAATGGAGAATATGGTCATAAAAATATAGTTTCTGGGGTAGATGTACTTTTAGGCAAAAATGGTGTTGAAAAAATTGTTGAGTTAGATATAAGCAATTTTGAAAAAGAACAATTTCAAAAATCAATTAATAATGTTCAAGAGTTAGTTGATGTTTTAGAAGAAAAAATTTTTAATAAAAAATAATTATTTATTAAAGTCAATATCTTTTAAATCTTATTTTTGTATAATGAATCTATCTTATAGAAGAAGGATTTAGTATGAAAAAAATTATTATTGCAACTACTGTTTTAACTGCCTGTTTTGGATTTGCGAATCCTTACGCAAATTGTGTTATATGTCATGGAGCAAATGGGGAAAAAGTTGCTTTAGGTAAATCTAAAATTATTAAAGATATGACAAAAGCAGATTTTGTTGCATCTTTAAAAGGATATCAAAATGGAACATATGGTGGAGCACAAAAAGCTTTGATGCTTCCTCAAGTAAAAGATATGTCTGAAGCTACAATGAATGAACTTGCTGATTTAATCATCAAATAGTTTTTAACTAGAGAACTTTTCTCTAGTTATCCAAAATTTTACTTTTTTTTATATCATTCAGAATGTTTAATAACTCTTTTTTTTCATCTAAAAGTTTTTTTATCAGAATATCTTTTTCATCTTCAATTTTTACTTCATATATATTTTTTTGTTCCAAAATTTTTCCAAGATGAAACTCAAAAACATTTTTTTGCTCTACAAAATCTATTTTCAAACATTCAATAACAATTTGAGGTTTTTCTTCTCCTAAACCATTTGTTATTAATAGTTTATTGATTTGTTTTATTTTATAAATTAATTCATTTTCAATAATAATTGGTTCAAATAACTCTTTTTTCCAATAATTAGAGCTCTCTTTTTCTATAATACATAATTTTTTTAATAATATGTTAGAAAACAAATCTTTATTTACTGAAATTTTAAACACCCTATTTCCTATACTTTTCTGTACTATATCTATAAATTACTAAATTAAAAATATGATACAATCTCTCAAAATAAAAAAGGATAAAAATGAATAATTTATTTAAATATCTATTTATAACAATATTTAGTACAATTTTATTTACAGCATGTACTACAAAAGATGTAGCAATCATTGAAGTAAAAGAAAATGACTTAACAGAATTTTCAAAAAAAGCAAATGATAATTTTATAAATCAAGAGCAAGCAACAAAAGATTATTTTACTAAATATTTTAAACCTTGGGATTTAACAAAAGTTTCATATCCTAAAATAGAAGCTATGTGGGGACAATCATATAGATTTAAAAAAGTATATTTAGAAAACCATCAACTAGCTACAAAAGAGTGGTTTGACAAACAAATACAAAACTCAAATTTTGATGAATATAATGTAGTACCGAAAAAAGCAATAACTTTAAAAAATACAAATATAAGAGTTCTTCCAACAAATTCTCCAATGTTTTATAATCCACTACTTCCAGGAGAAGGATTTCCCTTTGACTATAATCAAAATTCTTTAATCAAAATAAATACTCCAATTATAATTTCTCATTTGTCAAAAGATAAAGCTTGGGCATATATAGAATCAAGTAGTGTTGGAGGATGGGTTGAAATAGATAATATAGCATTTGTTGATGAAAATTTCATAAAACAATTTAAAAATTCAAACTACTTTGTGAGTGTAAAAGAAAAATTTCCAATGTATGATTCAATTTTTAGAGAATATATAAAAGTTGGAACAATATTTCCCAAAGAAAAAGACAACTATCTAATTGCTAAAAAAGATGATAATGCAAATGCAATAATTTCACACATACAACTAAATTCAAATGAAATTGAAGCTATGCCAGTACTTTATAATACAGAAAATAGAGTAAAAATATTAAACGAACTTTTAAATGAACCTTATGGTTGGGGTGGATTACTAAATAATAGAGATTGTTCTAGTTTTACTCAAGATTTTTTTACTCCTTTTGGTTCATATTTACAAAGAAACTCCAAAGCACAAACAGCAAATGGAAAATATATTGATATTTCAAAACTAACTTTAGATGAGAAAAAAGAGTTTATAAAAAAAGAAGCTGTCCCTTTTTCAACACTAGTTTATCTAAAAGGTCATATTATGCTCTATGTTGGAATAAAAAATGATGAACCAATGGTTGCTCATAATGTTTGGAGTGTAAGATTAAAAGATAAAAATAATAAAGAATTTAGACATATTATTGGAAAAGCAACTATTACAACCCTAGAACCAGGAAAAGAGTTAGAAGGTTTTGATGAGACTAGTAATATTTTAAATAAAGTTTTAGGAATAGTTATATTATAAGCTTTAGATTTTATCTAAAGCTTAATCTTCTTGTAAATCTTTGCTTTGTTCTATTTGTTGTAAAGGATTAAATAATAAAGAATCAATAATTTGATTTTTAAACTTCATATCTTCAAGTTGTTGCGATAAAAAAGTATTTTCTTCCTGTAAAGATATATAATGTGCATATAATTTATTTATATCTTTACTCGTATAATAAATATTATTTCTTAAATATATTTTTGGAAAATACAAACACAATGCAAAAAATAATATAGCAAATACAATAGCTAGTGAACTTTGTGAATTTAATTTAATCAAATTTAAAAATCCTTAATTTAGAACTTCTGCTTCTAGGATTTTGTTTAATCTCTAAAGCAGTTGGAATTATAGGCTTTTTTGTAATAATTTTTCCTAAAGCATGATTATTTCCACATTCACATCTAAAAACATTGTCAGGACAAATACAAGATTTGCTCCATTTTTTAAAATAGTTTTTTACAATTCTGTCTTCTAAAGAATGAAAAGAGATAATTGCAACTATACA encodes:
- a CDS encoding ABC transporter permease, with the protein product MNKKLVNFIVKKYLRFDKKNPFISISAILAFVGVSIGVMVLILAMSIMNGTAKEFERKLFTMNYPLTIYPKFADSVNQDLLEKLQKEYPNLKFSPFISTQAIVQNGDNMSGGIIFGVDSQKEANINPIYKQAVGDLLLGKYDVITGSGIKDKLYLNSGSKVTLYFTELNPAGFSLMPKMKRFDYVTSFTSGLSAYDKAYMYTSLEALQTLLQKDSNIYDGIHIHSDNALEDIEKLKISLKGTNASIIGWWQQNGNFFAAMKMEKTALFIVLMLIILVASLNIISSLLMTVMSRRKEIALLLSMGASAKEIKSIFLRVGTVIGFGGIITGIVLGFIGYWFLDTFDIVSLPADVYGSAKLPLDLAMSDFISIVIGAVIIVLLSSYYPASRATKIDVIDVLRNE
- a CDS encoding YhdP family protein; this translates as MRIKSIMLKNIKIAIFVSFLFIFLMFSSLYIGIKIDSFSFSNFLISQFYIKMDKKLILNIEKIEYESKSNKESNSLENLKNDIQLLPKILKFFQSIKIENLKINDNEFYIWFNGKELYLDNNFINLSSKIDDSSNTVFFELNSLYLKDYKVLFDGKAKIDYFSKELNFFGNLYFENFQTALNIDITSEKIKFYLESKYFENLKFLKEHLDLPQAANEWMYDNVTGDFKLDWLYGEYDLKKNELVQNSIEGKAHIKDGKIRFHKDVDEIFTKSIDVTYKDDNLHFNLIEPKFKDKNIEGSFVNIHNLTDEISGNVEVNIKTNSKLDDNILGILKAYEINLPIKQKSGTTNANLVLNFPYALDKPMSTKGKFLVDNSLISIDNFSFFSKKAEVILDENMVYIKDANFLYQNMIDANGNLGIDTNTLKSTGTVHINSLVVKNEDEAVVEIKDKNSLIDMDFSSLTTINLKDLETKIKVDKSIFIDIASISKIYPYSKLLQKYTVKDGNISLEIKNENDIYFNAFLKNINLPIQKNEKQVNNLDLKGSIKDKNVEISALNEDIKLIINDETNLYLKDLKVFVDTKMNANNFKENINLHLKNSELNIDNKNYNIKDAMVTVKDENVNFDATIKDLDIPLKKDGKNIEEIQLFGNYKKDDVKIYTKNQDLILFLEKDSLSLYLEEYDIDYSTKDEDTISTYNKIDIIGKNSNILIDNKFEIISDNYELRIRPDDKFAYIKYGDTQVVFKDTNGKLELYAVDISADFLNKILDKNMFLGGKVHFFATGDINDLHGKVILKNSSVANLSILNNILLFIQTSPAIINPFLAIPSVVGLATNPGFNLLTYKISEGDLEFNYSKDKGLINIVKLNTVGNGIDFEGEGNIDLANSNLDLNINLIFFKDYANVVGAIPVLNYVILGDENRVETRININGDLENPTIGTNLTTDTFNIPTNILKRVINSPVRFFDNINNLEKEDSKSIIMK
- the mltG gene encoding endolytic transglycosylase MltG; translated protein: MPIYRDENIKNIKRNDTNIAILMFFNIIDFILIGLIVVLFYLTMPVNSTKVLFIPKGSTANIISHLNKSGYEMNALDEIIIKMTGYIQSGWIDIDQTRLTKMDFIYKLISSKAALKNITLIPGETSYFFLKKIAQEFNLSEEILTKIYNEHAYKADGNILADTYSIPIGMKEDYIIFYLFSQTNRKYEEFSKKIFGVYDKKKWYNYITLASVVQKEAATTNEMPIVASVIHNRLKKGMRLQMDGTLNYGKYSNSVVTADRIREDTSSYNTYLNAGLPKDPVCAVSLDAIKAGIFPVKSSYLYFVRDNRTGLHKFASTFDEHQVNIQANVGVPKTYTKVKAVETKIDEEAETIMKTDISNQKPTSIKDLFNNIN
- a CDS encoding NADP-dependent isocitrate dehydrogenase, yielding MSKIIYTKVDEAPALATYSFLPIIQSFTKSSGIEMVQKDISLAGRIIAAFPENLTPEQKIGDALAELGEMTQDPKANIIKLPNISASIPQLKAAIAELQSKGYKIPDYDSSEEANARYAKILGSAVNPVLREGNSDRRAPGAVKNYAKNNPHRMGVWTKDSKTDVAHMDANDFYGTEVSTTLDSADNFKISFVNKNGEETVLKASLPLLAGEVVDATKMSSKALQEFYQRGIDEAKKRDVLLSLHLKATMMKVSDPIMFGFAVKVYFKDLIAKHGKLFDEMGVNFNNGLGDLYSKLDSIDASKKAEILADIDAIYAKQPRLAMVNSAKGITNLHVPSDVIIDASMPAMIKGGGKMWNKEDKEEDTLAMIPDRCYATTYQVVIEDCKKHGALDPKTMGSVPNVGLMAQKAEEYGSHDKTFQAKADGKIVVTNKAGETVFSFDVDNGDIFRMCQTKDEPIKDWVKLAVNRAKLSGTPAVFWLDKNRGHDAQMIAKVEKYLKDYDLTGLEISIMAPDDAIQYSLDRMRKGLDTISVTGNVFRDYNTDLFPILELGTSAKMLSIVPLMQGGGLFETGAGGSAPKHVQQFQEEGYLRWDSLGEFMALAASLEHLANTQGNKKAQVLADTLDKATGTFLINDKSPARKIGSIDNRGSHFFLAMYWAQELAAQNVDADLKAEFTPIAKAMTENEAQIVKELTECQGKAVDMGGYYLPDDAKTSAAMRPSATLNSIIG
- a CDS encoding malate dehydrogenase; protein product: MNNKTIGIIGVGNVGATLAFTLATNNICSNILLKDIRNNISQAMALDISQAVQGTSSNTKVTACLNNEDFKECDIIVITAGIARKPNMSRDDLLLTNAKIVISVMNEISKNNPNAIIIIISNPLDAMVYTALKSSNYPANKVLGMAGTLDSARMSYFIAEKLGFPNVNIKTSVIGGHGDSMVPLVDFSTIDGKKLNEILSSEDIVDIIDKTKNGGGQIVKLLETGSAYYAPAYSTIGMIEAILNDTKECFACATLLNGEYGHKNIVSGVDVLLGKNGVEKIVELDISNFEKEQFQKSINNVQELVDVLEEKIFNKK
- a CDS encoding c-type cytochrome, translating into MKKIIIATTVLTACFGFANPYANCVICHGANGEKVALGKSKIIKDMTKADFVASLKGYQNGTYGGAQKALMLPQVKDMSEATMNELADLIIK
- a CDS encoding C40 family peptidase is translated as MNNLFKYLFITIFSTILFTACTTKDVAIIEVKENDLTEFSKKANDNFINQEQATKDYFTKYFKPWDLTKVSYPKIEAMWGQSYRFKKVYLENHQLATKEWFDKQIQNSNFDEYNVVPKKAITLKNTNIRVLPTNSPMFYNPLLPGEGFPFDYNQNSLIKINTPIIISHLSKDKAWAYIESSSVGGWVEIDNIAFVDENFIKQFKNSNYFVSVKEKFPMYDSIFREYIKVGTIFPKEKDNYLIAKKDDNANAIISHIQLNSNEIEAMPVLYNTENRVKILNELLNEPYGWGGLLNNRDCSSFTQDFFTPFGSYLQRNSKAQTANGKYIDISKLTLDEKKEFIKKEAVPFSTLVYLKGHIMLYVGIKNDEPMVAHNVWSVRLKDKNNKEFRHIIGKATITTLEPGKELEGFDETSNILNKVLGIVIL